In the genome of Streptomyces violaceoruber, the window TCGACACCGGCGGCGGCAGCGGCAACTTCGCGGTGCCGGTGGCCGGACTCGGCCACCGCGTCACCGTCGTGGACCCGAGTCCCAACGCCCTGTTCGCCCTGGAGCGCCGGGCCGCCGAGGCCGGGGTCGCCGACCGCGTGCGCGGCGTCCAGGGCGACGCCCGCGGCCTCTTCGACGTGGCCGAGCGCGGCGGCTACGACGCGGTGCTGTGCCACGGCGTCCTGGAGTACGTCGACGACCCCGCGGAGGGCGTCCGCAACGCGGTGGCGGCGCTGCGCGAGGACGGCGTCCTCAGCCTGCTCGCCGCGGGCCTGGGCGGGGCCGTGCTCGCGCGCGCCCTCGCCGGCCACTTCACGGAGGCCCGGCAGGCCCTGGCCGACCCGGACGGCCGCTGGGGCACGGGTGACCCGGTGCCGCGCCGGTTCACCGCCGAGCAGCTCACCGGGCTGGTCGAGGCCGCCGGGCTCCGGATCGGTGCCGTGCACGGGGTACGGGTCTTCGCCGACCTCGTTCCCGGCGTGCTGGTGGACACCGAGCCCGGTGCCATGGACGCCCTGCTGAAGCTGGAGGCCGCGGCGG includes:
- a CDS encoding methyltransferase: MSDPMRPPASHPRPHTAVSRSEPSRSRAALRTAVVWDVLQDALDRRVKATGRPTLDVLDTGGGSGNFAVPVAGLGHRVTVVDPSPNALFALERRAAEAGVADRVRGVQGDARGLFDVAERGGYDAVLCHGVLEYVDDPAEGVRNAVAALREDGVLSLLAAGLGGAVLARALAGHFTEARQALADPDGRWGTGDPVPRRFTAEQLTGLVEAAGLRIGAVHGVRVFADLVPGVLVDTEPGAMDALLKLEAAAAELAAFHSVATQLHVLGETRGAGEA